One part of the Arabidopsis thaliana chromosome 4, partial sequence genome encodes these proteins:
- a CDS encoding Pentatricopeptide repeat (PPR) superfamily protein (Pentatricopeptide repeat (PPR) superfamily protein; CONTAINS InterPro DOMAIN/s: Pentatricopeptide repeat (InterPro:IPR002885); BEST Arabidopsis thaliana protein match is: Tetratricopeptide repeat (TPR)-like superfamily protein (TAIR:AT2G33680.1); Has 29941 Blast hits to 12458 proteins in 177 species: Archae - 0; Bacteria - 3; Metazoa - 21; Fungi - 17; Plants - 29510; Viruses - 0; Other Eukaryotes - 390 (source: NCBI BLink).), translating to MHLPSSSSLYSSPTKSLFAMFLKARALSVTTQNPPDLFSLLHHSPNAKHLRHLHAHLLRTFLYSNVVLSSKLVLAYSKLNHLFPTSLSVFWHMPYRNIFSWNIIIGEFSRSGFASKSIDLFLRMWRESCVRPDDFTLPLILRACSASREAKSGDLIHVLCLKLGFSSSLFVSSALVIMYVDMGKLLHARKLFDDMPVRDSVLYTAMFGGYVQQGEAMLGLAMFREMGYSGFALDSVVMVSLLMACGQLGALKHGKSVHGWCIRRCSCLGLNLGNAITDMYVKCSILDYAHTVFVNMSRRDVISWSSLILGYGLDGDVVMSFKLFDEMLKEGIEPNAVTFLGVLSACAHGGLVEKSWLYFRLMQEYNIVPELKHYASVADCMSRAGLLEEAEKFLEDMPVKPDEAVMGAVLSGCKVYGNVEVGERVARELIQLKPRKASYYVTLAGLYSAAGRFDEAESLRQWMKEKQISKVPGCSSI from the coding sequence ATGCACTTaccatcttcctcttccttgtACTCGTCTCCTACGAAGAGTCTATTCGCAATGTTCTTGAAAGCTCGAGCTTTATCAGTAACTACACAGAATCCTCCTGATCTCTTCTCGCTTCTACATCATTCTCCAAACGCTAAACATCTACGCCATCTCCACGCTCACCTTCTTCGTACATTTCTCTATTCCAACGTTGTGCTCAGCTCCAAGCTCGTCCTCGCTTATTCCAAGCTGAACCATCTCTTTCCTACTTCGCTTTCTGTCTTCTGGCACATGCCTTATCGCAACATTTTCTCTTGGAATATAATCATCGGTGAGTTCTCTAGATCGGGTTTTGCTTCCAAGTcaattgatttgtttcttcgtATGTGGCGAGAGTCTTGTGTTAGACCGGATGATTTTACGCTTCCTCTTATTCTACGAGCTTGCTCTGCGTCTAGGGAAGCGAAATCTGGAGATTTGATTCATGTTCTGTGTTTGAAACTTGGGTTTAGCTCAAGTTTGTTTGTTAGTTCGGCTTTAGTGATAATGTATGTAGATATGGGGAAACTTTTACATGCACGTAAGTTGTTCGACGATATGCCTGTGAGAGACTCTGTTCTTTATACAGCTATGTTTGGTGGGTATGTTCAGCAAGGAGAAGCTATGTTGGGTTTAGCCATGTTCAGAGAAATGGGGTATTCTGGATTTGCGCTGGATTCAGTGGTGATGGTGAGTTTACTTATGGCTTGTGGACAACTTGGAGCGTTGAAGCACGGGAAGAGCGTCCATGGATGGTGTATCAGGAGATGCTCCTGCTTGGGCTTGAATCTCGGCAATGCTATAACAGATATGTATGTAAAGTGCTCGATACTGGACTATGCGCACACTGTATTTGTAAATATGTCGAGACGAGATGTGATCTCTTGGAGCTCGCTTATTTTGGGGTATGGTTTGGATGGAGACGTGGTAATGTCTTTTAAACTCTTTGATGAGATGCTTAAGGAAGGAATTGAACCCAATGCTGTCACTTTTCTTGGTGTCTTATCAGCCTGTGCCCATGGCGGTCTTGTGGAAAAATCTTGGCTGTATTTCAGACTAATGCAGGAATATAATATAGTTCCTGAACTGAAACACTATGCTAGTGTGGCGGATTGTATGTCTCGAGCAGGTCTTCTGGAGGAAGCAGAGAAGTTTCTGGAAGATATGCCCGTGAAACCTGATGAGGCTGTTATGGGTGCGGTGTTGAGTGGGTGCAAGGTGTATGGAAATGTAGAAGTTGGGGAAAGAGTGGCGAGGGAGCTGATTCAACTTAAGCCGAGAAAAGCTAGCTACTATGTAACGTTGGCCGGTCTATATTCAGCTGCAGGTCGGTTTGATGAAGCTGAGAGTCTGAGGCAGTGGATGAAGGAGAAACAGATTTCTAAGGTTCCCGGGTGTAGCTCAATATGA
- a CDS encoding Pentatricopeptide repeat (PPR) superfamily protein, with protein MHLPSSSSLYSSPTKSLFAMFLKARALSVTTQNPPDLFSLLHHSPNAKHLRHLHAHLLRTFLYSNVVLSSKLVLAYSKLNHLFPTSLSVFWHMPYRNIFSWNIIIAMFGGYVQQGEAMLGLAMFREMGYSGFALDSVVMVSLLMACGQLGALKHGKSVHGWCIRRCSCLGLNLGNAITDMYVKCSILDYAHTVFVNMSRRDVISWSSLILGYGLDGDVVMSFKLFDEMLKEGIEPNAVTFLGVLSACAHGGLVEKSWLYFRLMQEYNIVPELKHYASVADCMSRAGLLEEAEKFLEDMPVKPDEAVMGAVLSGCKVYGNVEVGERVARELIQLKPRKASYYVTLAGLYSAAGRFDEAESLRQWMKEKQISKVPGCSSI; from the exons ATGCACTTaccatcttcctcttccttgtACTCGTCTCCTACGAAGAGTCTATTCGCAATGTTCTTGAAAGCTCGAGCTTTATCAGTAACTACACAGAATCCTCCTGATCTCTTCTCGCTTCTACATCATTCTCCAAACGCTAAACATCTACGCCATCTCCACGCTCACCTTCTTCGTACATTTCTCTATTCCAACGTTGTGCTCAGCTCCAAGCTCGTCCTCGCTTATTCCAAGCTGAACCATCTCTTTCCTACTTCGCTTTCTGTCTTCTGGCACATGCCTTATCGCAACATTTTCTCTTGGAATATAATCATCG CTATGTTTGGTGGGTATGTTCAGCAAGGAGAAGCTATGTTGGGTTTAGCCATGTTCAGAGAAATGGGGTATTCTGGATTTGCGCTGGATTCAGTGGTGATGGTGAGTTTACTTATGGCTTGTGGACAACTTGGAGCGTTGAAGCACGGGAAGAGCGTCCATGGATGGTGTATCAGGAGATGCTCCTGCTTGGGCTTGAATCTCGGCAATGCTATAACAGATATGTATGTAAAGTGCTCGATACTGGACTATGCGCACACTGTATTTGTAAATATGTCGAGACGAGATGTGATCTCTTGGAGCTCGCTTATTTTGGGGTATGGTTTGGATGGAGACGTGGTAATGTCTTTTAAACTCTTTGATGAGATGCTTAAGGAAGGAATTGAACCCAATGCTGTCACTTTTCTTGGTGTCTTATCAGCCTGTGCCCATGGCGGTCTTGTGGAAAAATCTTGGCTGTATTTCAGACTAATGCAGGAATATAATATAGTTCCTGAACTGAAACACTATGCTAGTGTGGCGGATTGTATGTCTCGAGCAGGTCTTCTGGAGGAAGCAGAGAAGTTTCTGGAAGATATGCCCGTGAAACCTGATGAGGCTGTTATGGGTGCGGTGTTGAGTGGGTGCAAGGTGTATGGAAATGTAGAAGTTGGGGAAAGAGTGGCGAGGGAGCTGATTCAACTTAAGCCGAGAAAAGCTAGCTACTATGTAACGTTGGCCGGTCTATATTCAGCTGCAGGTCGGTTTGATGAAGCTGAGAGTCTGAGGCAGTGGATGAAGGAGAAACAGATTTCTAAGGTTCCCGGGTGTAGCTCAATATGA
- the PRD1 gene encoding putative recombination initiation defect 1 (putative recombination initiation defect 1 (PRD1); FUNCTIONS IN: protein binding, protein homodimerization activity; INVOLVED IN: chiasma assembly, meiotic DNA double-strand break formation; LOCATED IN: chloroplast; EXPRESSED IN: floral bud; Has 86 Blast hits to 84 proteins in 20 species: Archae - 0; Bacteria - 0; Metazoa - 21; Fungi - 0; Plants - 64; Viruses - 0; Other Eukaryotes - 1 (source: NCBI BLink).), with the protein MFFQHSQLQNSDHLLHESMADSNHQSLSPPCANGHRSTISLRDDQGGTFCLICFSNLVSDPRIPTVHVSYALHQLSIAISEPIFLRTLLSSHIHFLVSPLVHALSSIDDAPIAIQIMDMISLLCSVEESSIGEDFVERISDQLSSGALGWSRRQLHMLHCFGVLMSCENININSHIRDKEALVCQLVEGLQLPSEEIRGEILFALYKFSALQFTEQNVDGIEVLSLLCPKLLCLSLEALAKTQRDDVRLNCVALLTILAQQGLLANSHSNSASSMSLDEVDDDPMQTAENVAARPCLNVLFAEAIKGPLLSTDSEVQIKTLDLIFHYISQESTPSKQIQVMVEENVADYIFEILRLSECKDQVVNSCLRVLDLFSLAEHSFRKRLVIGFPSVIRVLHYVGEVPCHPFQIQTLKLISSCISDFPGIASSSQVQEIALVLKKMLERYYSQEMGLFPDAFAIICSVFVSLMKTPSFGETADVLTSLQESLRHSILASLSLPEKDSTQILHAVYLLNEVYVYCTASTSINKTICIELRHCVIDVCTSHLLPWFLSDVNEVNEEATLGIMETFHSILLQNSDIQAKEFAELLVSADWFSFSFGCLGNFCTDNMKQRIYLMLSSLVDILLEQKTGSHIRDALHCLPSDPQDLLFLLGQASSNNQELASCQSAALLIFHTSSIYNDRLADDKLVLASLEQYIILNKTSLICAISDSPALLNLVNLYGLCRSLQNERYQISYSLEAERIIFHLLNEYEWDLGSINIHLESLKWLFQQESISKSLIYQIQKISRNNLIGNEVHNVYGDGRQRSLTYWFAKLISEGDNYAATLLVNLLTQLAEKEEQENDVISILNLMNTIVSIFPTASNNLSMNGIGSVIHRLVSGFSNSSLGTSFRTLLLLVFNILTSVQPAVLMIDESWYAVSIKLLNFLSLRDTAIKQNHEDMVVIGILSLVLYHSSDGALVEASRNIVSNSYLVSAINTVVDVACSKGPALTQCQDETNIGEALAFTLLLYFFSLRSLQIVLAGAVDWQTFFGTSTSLETLPVVCIHCHNLCRLMHFGAPQIKLIASYCLLELLTGLSEQVDIKKEQLQCSSSYLKSMKAVLGGLVFCDDIRVATNSALCLSMILGWEDMEGRTEMLKTSSWYRFIAEEMSVSLAMPCSASSTYVNHHKPAVYLTVAMLRLKNKPVWLRTVFDESCISSMIQNLNGINISREIVILFRELMQAELLNSQQVTKLDRAFQECRKQMHRNGTRDETVEEQVQRKIPSIHDHSEFCNYLVHLMVSNSFGHPSESETYTQKKKQILDEMEQFSELISTREGRVSPIQEETRQMQTERIV; encoded by the exons ATGTTCTTCCAACACTCACAGTTGCAAAACTCCGATCATCTCCTCCATGAATCTATGGCGGATTCAAACCATCAATCTCTTTCGCCGCCATGCGCTAACGGCCACCGATCCACAATTTCTCTCCGCGACGACCAAGGGGGAACATTCTGCTTAATCTGCTTCTCCAATCTCGTCTCCGATCCACGCATTCCCACTGTACATGTCTCCTACGCGCTTCACCAGCTCTCAATCGCTATCTCTGAACCTATCTTCCTCCGAACCTTACTCTCCTCTCATATCCACTTTCTCGTATCGCCTCTCGTTCACGCTCTCTCTTCGATTGATGATGCTCCAATCGCTATCCAGATTATGGATatgatctctcttctctgttccGTTGAGGAATCTTCAATCGGTGAGGATTTTGTGGAGAGAATATCCGATCAGCTTTCTTCTGGTGCTTTGGGTTGGAGCCGAAGACAGCTCCATATG CTTCACTGCTTTGGTGTTCTTATGAGTTGTgagaatataaatatcaattctCATATCAGAGATAAAGAAGCTCTTGTTTGCCAACTCGTTGAAGGTCTTCAGTTACCGAG TGAGGAGATCCGTGGTGAAATTCTTTTTGCTCTGTACAAGTTTTCTGCTCTACAGTTCACAGAACAAAATGTTGATGGAATTGAGGTTCTTTCTTTATTGTGTCCTAAGCTTTTATGCCTATCTTTGGAGGCTCTTGCAAAGACACAGAGAGATGATGTTCGCTTGAATTGTGTAG CCCTGTTGACCATCTTGGCCCAGCAAGGTCTTTTAGCAAATTCACATTCAAATAGTGCCAGCAGCATGAGCTTGGATGAAGTGGATGATGACCCTATGCAGACTGCTGAGAATGTAGCCGCCAGGCCTTGTTTAAATGTCTTATTTGCTGAGGCAATCAAAGGTCCGTTGCTTTCCACTGACAGCGAGGTGCAAATAAAAACCCTTGATCTTATCTTCCACTACATATCTCAAGAGAGTACACCAAGCAAACAAATTCAAGTTATGGTAGAAGAAAATGTTGCTGATTATATATTTGAGATACTGCGGTTATCAG AATGTAAAGATCAAGTCGTCAACTCATGCCTCAGAGTTCTTGATCTCTTTTCCCTAGCCGAGCATTCCTTTCGGAAGAGACTTGTTATTGGGTTTCCTTCAGTCATCCGAGTGCTTCACTATGTAGGCGAAGTTCCTTGCCATCCTTTTCAAATACAGACACTGAAGCTTATTTCGAGCTGTATCTCTGATTTCCCTGGGATTGCTTCTAGTTCTCAAGTTCAGGAAATTGCTCTGGTTCTGAAAAAGATGCTTGAAAGATATTATTCTCAGGAGATGGGATTATTTCCGGATGCATTTGCTATTATCTGCTCAGTCTTTGTTTCCCTTATGAAAACTCCATCTTTTGGGGAGACTGCGGATGTGTTAACATCATTGCAAGAATCCTTGAGACATTCCATTTTGGCCTCTCTTAGTCTCCCTGAGAAAGATTCAACCCAGATATTGCATGCAGTCTACTTACTCAATGAAGTATATGTGTATTGTACTGCATCAACATCCATAAACAAGACCATTTGCATTGAGCTAAGACACTGTGTTATAGACGTGTGTACATCACATCTATTGCCTTGGTTTCTCTCTGATGTCAACGAGGTCAATGAGGAAGCAACTCTTGGCATAATGGAAACTTTCCATTCTATTCTGCTACAGAATTCAGATATTCAAGCCAAGGAGTTTGCAGAATTGCTTGTTTCAGCAGATTGGTTCAGCTTTTCGTTTGGATGTCTAGGAAACTTTTGTACAGATAATATGAAACAGAGGATATATTTGATGCTCAGTTCCCTTGTTGATATACTTCTCGAACAGAAAACGGGGTCACATATCAGAGATGCTCTTCATTGTCTTCCTTCTGATCCACAAGATTTGCTGTTTTTGCTCGGGCAAGCTAGTTCCAATAATCAGGAATTGGCTTCTTGCCAGTCCGCAGCTCTGCTGATTTTCCATACAAGTTCGATATACAATGACAG GCTTGCAGATGATAAGCtggttttagcttctttggAGCAATACATTATTCTAAACAAGACAAGTTTAATATGTGCGATCTCTGATTCTCCAGCTCTGCTCAACCTAGTGAATCTTTATGGTCTTTGCAGGAGTCTTCAAAACGAGAGATACCAGATATCCTACAGTCTTGAAGCTGAGAGAATAATCTTCCATCTACTAAACGAATATGAGTGGGACTTGGGTTCCATTAATATTCATCTAGAATCTCTGAAGTGGCTTTTTCAACAAGAAAGTATCAGCAAAAGTTTAATTTACCAGATCCAAAAGATCTCCCGGAACAACTTAATTGGAAATGAAGTTCACAATGTATATGGAGATGGCAGACAGAGATCCCTCACATATTGGTTTGCAAAGTTGATATCAGAAGGAGACAACTATGCCGCAACTCTTCTAGTCAACTTGTTGACACAGCTTGCAGAGAAGGAAGAGCAAGAGAATGATGTTATCTCAATTTTAAATCTCATGAACACAATTGTTTCTATATTCCCAACTGCCTCCAACAATTTATCCATGAATGGAATTGGGAGTGTAATTCATAGACTCGTTTCTGGTTTCAGTAACTCATCCTTGGGAACATCGTTTAGAACACTCCTTCTGCTAGTATTCAACATTTTAACTTCTGTGCAACCGGCAGTGCTTATGATTGATGAATCATGGTATGCTGTATCGATAAAG ttgttaaattttttgagCTTGCGAGACACTGCTATAAAACAGAACCATGAAGATATGGTGGTGATTGGCATTCTTTCTTTGGTTCTGTACCACTCGTCAGATGGAGCACTTGTGGAAGCTTCAAGAAATATTGTGTCGAATTCGTACCTGGTATCAGCAATCAACACTGTGGTTGATGTAGCCTGCTCAAAGGGTCCAGCATTGACTCAGTGTCAGGATGAAACTAACATCGGAGAGGCTCTAGCATTCACGTtacttctctattttttctcaCTAAGAAG TTTGCAGATTGTTCTAGCTGGAGCAGTAGATTGGCAAACTTTCTTTGGCACGTCGACCAGCCTGGAAACACTACCCGTAGTCTGCATCCATTGCCATAATTTGTGCAGGTTGATGCATTTTGGAGCACCACAAATCAAGCTTATCGCCTCTTATTGTCTTTTGGAGTTGCTCACTGGACTATCAGAACAGGTTGACATAAAAAAAGAGCAACTACAGTGTTCATCGAGTTACCTAAAATCAATGAAGGCTGTTTTAGGTGGTCTTGTATTCTGTGATGACATAAGAGTAGCGACAAACTCTGCGCTTTGTCTTTCCATGATTTTAGGATGGGAAGACATGGAAGGAAGAACAGAGATGCTTAAGACCAGCTCATGGTACAGGTTTATTGCAGAAGAAATGTCAGTTTCCTTGGCCATGCCTTGTTCAGCATCAAGTACATACGTGAACCACCACAAGCCGGCAGTCTATCTAACCGTTGCCATGCTAAGACTCAAGAACAAGCCAGTTTGGCTGAGAACTGTTTTTGATGAGTCTTGCATCTCTAGCATGATTCAAAATCTGAATGGGATAAACATCAGCAGAGAGATTGTAATATTATTTCGAGAACTTATGCAGGCTGAGTTATTGAATTCCCAGCAAGTGACCAAGTTGGATCGTGCATTCCAG GAATGTAGAAAACAAATGCACAGGAATGGAACTCGAGATGAGACAGTTGAAGAACAAGTGCAACGGAAAATTCCCTCAATCCATGATCATAGTGAGTTCTGCAACTATCTTGTTCATTTGATGGTATCTAATTCGTTTGGACACCCAAGTGAAAGCGAAACATACacccagaagaagaaacagattcTTGATGAGATGGAACAATTCTCCGAGCTAATATCAACAAGAGAAGGCCGTGTAAGCCCtatacaagaagaaacaagacaaaTGCAAACAGAGAGAATCGTGTAG
- the PRD1 gene encoding putative recombination initiation defect 1, whose protein sequence is MFFQHSQLQNSDHLLHESMADSNHQSLSPPCANGHRSTISLRDDQGGTFCLICFSNLVSDPRIPTVHVSYALHQLSIAISEPIFLRTLLSSHIHFLVSPLVHALSSIDDAPIAIQIMDMISLLCSVEESSIGEDFVERISDQLSSGALGWSRRQLHMLHCFGVLMSCENININSHIRDKEALVCQLVEGLQLPSEEIRGEILFALYKFSALQFTEQNVDGIEVLSLLCPKLLCLSLEALAKTQRDDVRLNCVALLTILAQQGLLANSHSNSASSMSLDEVDDDPMQTAENVAARPCLNVLFAEAIKGPLLSTDSEVQIKTLDLIFHYISQESTPSKQIQVMVEENVADYIFEILRLSAEHSFRKRLVIGFPSVIRVLHYVGEVPCHPFQIQTLKLISSCISDFPGIASSSQVQEIALVLKKMLERYYSQEMGLFPDAFAIICSVFVSLMKTPSFGETADVLTSLQESLRHSILASLSLPEKDSTQILHAVYLLNEVYVYCTASTSINKTICIELRHCVIDVCTSHLLPWFLSDVNEVNEEATLGIMETFHSILLQNSDIQAKEFAELLVSADWFSFSFGCLGNFCTDNMKQRIYLMLSSLVDILLEQKTGSHIRDALHCLPSDPQDLLFLLGQASSNNQELASCQSAALLIFHTSSIYNDRLADDKLVLASLEQYIILNKTSLICAISDSPALLNLVNLYGLCRSLQNERYQISYSLEAERIIFHLLNEYEWDLGSINIHLESLKWLFQQESISKSLIYQIQKISRNNLIGNEVHNVYGDGRQRSLTYWFAKLISEGDNYAATLLVNLLTQLAEKEEQENDVISILNLMNTIVSIFPTASNNLSMNGIGSVIHRLVSGFSNSSLGTSFRTLLLLVFNILTSVQPAVLMIDESWYAVSIKLLNFLSLRDTAIKQNHEDMVVIGILSLVLYHSSDGALVEASRNIVSNSYLVSAINTVVDVACSKGPALTQCQDETNIGEALAFTLLLYFFSLRSLQIVLAGAVDWQTFFGTSTSLETLPVVCIHCHNLCRLMHFGAPQIKLIASYCLLELLTGLSEQVDIKKEQLQCSSSYLKSMKAVLGGLVFCDDIRVATNSALCLSMILGWEDMEGRTEMLKTSSWYRFIAEEMSVSLAMPCSASSTYVNHHKPAVYLTVAMLRLKNKPVWLRTVFDESCISSMIQNLNGINISREIVILFRELMQAELLNSQQVTKLDRAFQECRKQMHRNGTRDETVEEQVQRKIPSIHDHSEFCNYLVHLMVSNSFGHPSESETYTQKKKQILDEMEQFSELISTREGRVSPIQEETRQMQTERIV, encoded by the exons ATGTTCTTCCAACACTCACAGTTGCAAAACTCCGATCATCTCCTCCATGAATCTATGGCGGATTCAAACCATCAATCTCTTTCGCCGCCATGCGCTAACGGCCACCGATCCACAATTTCTCTCCGCGACGACCAAGGGGGAACATTCTGCTTAATCTGCTTCTCCAATCTCGTCTCCGATCCACGCATTCCCACTGTACATGTCTCCTACGCGCTTCACCAGCTCTCAATCGCTATCTCTGAACCTATCTTCCTCCGAACCTTACTCTCCTCTCATATCCACTTTCTCGTATCGCCTCTCGTTCACGCTCTCTCTTCGATTGATGATGCTCCAATCGCTATCCAGATTATGGATatgatctctcttctctgttccGTTGAGGAATCTTCAATCGGTGAGGATTTTGTGGAGAGAATATCCGATCAGCTTTCTTCTGGTGCTTTGGGTTGGAGCCGAAGACAGCTCCATATG CTTCACTGCTTTGGTGTTCTTATGAGTTGTgagaatataaatatcaattctCATATCAGAGATAAAGAAGCTCTTGTTTGCCAACTCGTTGAAGGTCTTCAGTTACCGAG TGAGGAGATCCGTGGTGAAATTCTTTTTGCTCTGTACAAGTTTTCTGCTCTACAGTTCACAGAACAAAATGTTGATGGAATTGAGGTTCTTTCTTTATTGTGTCCTAAGCTTTTATGCCTATCTTTGGAGGCTCTTGCAAAGACACAGAGAGATGATGTTCGCTTGAATTGTGTAG CCCTGTTGACCATCTTGGCCCAGCAAGGTCTTTTAGCAAATTCACATTCAAATAGTGCCAGCAGCATGAGCTTGGATGAAGTGGATGATGACCCTATGCAGACTGCTGAGAATGTAGCCGCCAGGCCTTGTTTAAATGTCTTATTTGCTGAGGCAATCAAAGGTCCGTTGCTTTCCACTGACAGCGAGGTGCAAATAAAAACCCTTGATCTTATCTTCCACTACATATCTCAAGAGAGTACACCAAGCAAACAAATTCAAGTTATGGTAGAAGAAAATGTTGCTGATTATATATTTGAGATACTGCGGTTATCAG CCGAGCATTCCTTTCGGAAGAGACTTGTTATTGGGTTTCCTTCAGTCATCCGAGTGCTTCACTATGTAGGCGAAGTTCCTTGCCATCCTTTTCAAATACAGACACTGAAGCTTATTTCGAGCTGTATCTCTGATTTCCCTGGGATTGCTTCTAGTTCTCAAGTTCAGGAAATTGCTCTGGTTCTGAAAAAGATGCTTGAAAGATATTATTCTCAGGAGATGGGATTATTTCCGGATGCATTTGCTATTATCTGCTCAGTCTTTGTTTCCCTTATGAAAACTCCATCTTTTGGGGAGACTGCGGATGTGTTAACATCATTGCAAGAATCCTTGAGACATTCCATTTTGGCCTCTCTTAGTCTCCCTGAGAAAGATTCAACCCAGATATTGCATGCAGTCTACTTACTCAATGAAGTATATGTGTATTGTACTGCATCAACATCCATAAACAAGACCATTTGCATTGAGCTAAGACACTGTGTTATAGACGTGTGTACATCACATCTATTGCCTTGGTTTCTCTCTGATGTCAACGAGGTCAATGAGGAAGCAACTCTTGGCATAATGGAAACTTTCCATTCTATTCTGCTACAGAATTCAGATATTCAAGCCAAGGAGTTTGCAGAATTGCTTGTTTCAGCAGATTGGTTCAGCTTTTCGTTTGGATGTCTAGGAAACTTTTGTACAGATAATATGAAACAGAGGATATATTTGATGCTCAGTTCCCTTGTTGATATACTTCTCGAACAGAAAACGGGGTCACATATCAGAGATGCTCTTCATTGTCTTCCTTCTGATCCACAAGATTTGCTGTTTTTGCTCGGGCAAGCTAGTTCCAATAATCAGGAATTGGCTTCTTGCCAGTCCGCAGCTCTGCTGATTTTCCATACAAGTTCGATATACAATGACAG GCTTGCAGATGATAAGCtggttttagcttctttggAGCAATACATTATTCTAAACAAGACAAGTTTAATATGTGCGATCTCTGATTCTCCAGCTCTGCTCAACCTAGTGAATCTTTATGGTCTTTGCAGGAGTCTTCAAAACGAGAGATACCAGATATCCTACAGTCTTGAAGCTGAGAGAATAATCTTCCATCTACTAAACGAATATGAGTGGGACTTGGGTTCCATTAATATTCATCTAGAATCTCTGAAGTGGCTTTTTCAACAAGAAAGTATCAGCAAAAGTTTAATTTACCAGATCCAAAAGATCTCCCGGAACAACTTAATTGGAAATGAAGTTCACAATGTATATGGAGATGGCAGACAGAGATCCCTCACATATTGGTTTGCAAAGTTGATATCAGAAGGAGACAACTATGCCGCAACTCTTCTAGTCAACTTGTTGACACAGCTTGCAGAGAAGGAAGAGCAAGAGAATGATGTTATCTCAATTTTAAATCTCATGAACACAATTGTTTCTATATTCCCAACTGCCTCCAACAATTTATCCATGAATGGAATTGGGAGTGTAATTCATAGACTCGTTTCTGGTTTCAGTAACTCATCCTTGGGAACATCGTTTAGAACACTCCTTCTGCTAGTATTCAACATTTTAACTTCTGTGCAACCGGCAGTGCTTATGATTGATGAATCATGGTATGCTGTATCGATAAAG ttgttaaattttttgagCTTGCGAGACACTGCTATAAAACAGAACCATGAAGATATGGTGGTGATTGGCATTCTTTCTTTGGTTCTGTACCACTCGTCAGATGGAGCACTTGTGGAAGCTTCAAGAAATATTGTGTCGAATTCGTACCTGGTATCAGCAATCAACACTGTGGTTGATGTAGCCTGCTCAAAGGGTCCAGCATTGACTCAGTGTCAGGATGAAACTAACATCGGAGAGGCTCTAGCATTCACGTtacttctctattttttctcaCTAAGAAG TTTGCAGATTGTTCTAGCTGGAGCAGTAGATTGGCAAACTTTCTTTGGCACGTCGACCAGCCTGGAAACACTACCCGTAGTCTGCATCCATTGCCATAATTTGTGCAGGTTGATGCATTTTGGAGCACCACAAATCAAGCTTATCGCCTCTTATTGTCTTTTGGAGTTGCTCACTGGACTATCAGAACAGGTTGACATAAAAAAAGAGCAACTACAGTGTTCATCGAGTTACCTAAAATCAATGAAGGCTGTTTTAGGTGGTCTTGTATTCTGTGATGACATAAGAGTAGCGACAAACTCTGCGCTTTGTCTTTCCATGATTTTAGGATGGGAAGACATGGAAGGAAGAACAGAGATGCTTAAGACCAGCTCATGGTACAGGTTTATTGCAGAAGAAATGTCAGTTTCCTTGGCCATGCCTTGTTCAGCATCAAGTACATACGTGAACCACCACAAGCCGGCAGTCTATCTAACCGTTGCCATGCTAAGACTCAAGAACAAGCCAGTTTGGCTGAGAACTGTTTTTGATGAGTCTTGCATCTCTAGCATGATTCAAAATCTGAATGGGATAAACATCAGCAGAGAGATTGTAATATTATTTCGAGAACTTATGCAGGCTGAGTTATTGAATTCCCAGCAAGTGACCAAGTTGGATCGTGCATTCCAG GAATGTAGAAAACAAATGCACAGGAATGGAACTCGAGATGAGACAGTTGAAGAACAAGTGCAACGGAAAATTCCCTCAATCCATGATCATAGTGAGTTCTGCAACTATCTTGTTCATTTGATGGTATCTAATTCGTTTGGACACCCAAGTGAAAGCGAAACATACacccagaagaagaaacagattcTTGATGAGATGGAACAATTCTCCGAGCTAATATCAACAAGAGAAGGCCGTGTAAGCCCtatacaagaagaaacaagacaaaTGCAAACAGAGAGAATCGTGTAG